The Streptomyces sp. NBC_00236 DNA window TCGCGTCCTGGCTGCCCGAACTGGCATCGCCCATGGTCGTGCGCACCCCCCAGAGCCCGGTCGACGACGTGGTCCCGGCCGACCGGCCCCTCACCGTGTTCGACCTGATGACCTTCCGGGCCGGGTACGGGTTCCCCTCCGACTTCTCGTTGCCCGCCGTCGCGCCCCTGTTCAGCGAACTGAAGCAGGGCCCGCCGCAACCTCGGGCCGTCGCCGCCCCGGACGCCTGGACGGCGACGCTGTCGCGCATCCCGCTGCTGTGCCAGCCGGGGCAGGCATGGCTGTACAACACCTGCTCCGACATCCTGGGCGTCCTGATCGCCCGCGCCTCCGGGCAGTCGCTGCCGGAGTTCCTGGCCGAGCGGGTGTTCGAGCCGCTCGGCATGACCGACACGGGCTTCGAGGTACCCGCGCAGAAGCTCGACCGGTTCACCAGCTACTACCGGGCCGGCGAGACAGGGGACCTCGAACTCGTCGATGCTGCCGAGGGACAGTGGAGCAGCATGCCGGAATTCCCGTCCGCGGCAGGCGGCCTGGTCTCGACCGCCGCCGACTGGTGCGCCTTCGGCCGGATGCTGCTCGCCGGCGGGACCGTGGGCGACCGCGCTCTGCTGACACCCGAGTCGGTGCGGCAGATGACGACCGACCACCTGACCCCCGCACAGCGCAGGGCGAGCGGACTGTTCACCGAGGGACAGGGCTGGGGATTCGGCGGCTCGGTGGACGTCGAGAGGACCGACCCCTGGAATGTGCCGGGCCGCTACGGCTGGGTCGGTGGCACCGGCACCACGGCCCACATCATCCCGGCCACCGGCACGGTCGCGATCATGTTCACCCAGGTGGAGATGGCCGGCCCCAAACCGCCCCGCACCATGCAGGACTTCTGGCGTCACGTGGCCGGTGAGTGAAGCCTCAGCGCCGGGCGCCCCCGTGAGCCCTCCGCGCCCGGGCAGACCCCCCGCGCCCGGGCAGACCCCCCGCGCCCGGTGGCGCCCGTCAGGCGTCCGCCACCGAGTCGAACCGCACCTCGTCGCGAGCCACGCCCTGCGCGTCCGCGTCCACCGAACGCCGCAGGGCCTCATGGAGCTTCGCCGGAGTCAGCACACCCAGGAAGCGCGCCCCGTCCAGGACCGCCACCCACCCGGCGTCGTGCTGGAGCATCTCGCTGAACGCCTGCTTGAGCGGGGCTCCCACCGGCACCCAGGCGTCCATCCGGCGGGCCAGTTCAGCCACCGTCCCGTGCTCACCGGCGATCCGCAGCGAGTCCGCCGACACCCAGCCGTGCAGCTCACCGCCGCCGTTCAGCACCACCGCCCATCGCGCACCGGCGGCGCCGAGCCGGGCCGCCGCCACCGAGGCCCGCTCGTCCAGCCGGGCGACCGGCGGCTCCTCCAGGTCCTCCGGTTCGATCGTGGTGACGGACAGCCGCTTCAACCCGCGGTCCGCACCGACGAACCGTGCCACGTACGGGGTCGCCGGCGAGCCGAGGACCGCACCCGGACTGTCGAACTGCTCGATGCGCCCCTCCCCGTACACCGCGATCCGGTCGCCCATCCGCACCGCTTCCTCGATGTCATGAGTGACCATCAGGACCGTTTTCCTGACCGTGGCCTGCAGACTCAGGAACTCGTTCTGCAGCCGTTCCCGCACCACCGGGT harbors:
- a CDS encoding serine hydrolase domain-containing protein is translated as MSTLREVLETHVRDGSVPGAVGLVARGDRVDLHAVGGADTRGDTPMAPDSIFRIASTTKPITAAAAMMLIEDGRIRLEDPVASWLPELASPMVVRTPQSPVDDVVPADRPLTVFDLMTFRAGYGFPSDFSLPAVAPLFSELKQGPPQPRAVAAPDAWTATLSRIPLLCQPGQAWLYNTCSDILGVLIARASGQSLPEFLAERVFEPLGMTDTGFEVPAQKLDRFTSYYRAGETGDLELVDAAEGQWSSMPEFPSAAGGLVSTAADWCAFGRMLLAGGTVGDRALLTPESVRQMTTDHLTPAQRRASGLFTEGQGWGFGGSVDVERTDPWNVPGRYGWVGGTGTTAHIIPATGTVAIMFTQVEMAGPKPPRTMQDFWRHVAGE
- a CDS encoding ABC transporter ATP-binding protein, with protein sequence MIRFEQVGKVYPDGTTAVDELSFEVAEGELVTLVGPSGCGKTTTMMMVNRLIEPTSGRILVDGEDISKVDPVKLRRRIGYVIQQVGLFPHRTVLDNTATVPALVGWKRSRARARAAELLDLVGLDPGTYGSRYPAQLSGGQRQRVGVARALAADPPVLLMDEPFGAVDPVVRERLQNEFLSLQATVRKTVLMVTHDIEEAVRMGDRIAVYGEGRIEQFDSPGAVLGSPATPYVARFVGADRGLKRLSVTTIEPEDLEEPPVARLDERASVAAARLGAAGARWAVVLNGGGELHGWVSADSLRIAGEHGTVAELARRMDAWVPVGAPLKQAFSEMLQHDAGWVAVLDGARFLGVLTPAKLHEALRRSVDADAQGVARDEVRFDSVADA